Part of the Drosophila kikkawai strain 14028-0561.14 chromosome 3L, DkikHiC1v2, whole genome shotgun sequence genome is shown below.
GAGGTACAATATTTGCAGCCCCAATTAATCTTCATTTTAATACTccttgtatatatgtacatatatacctaTAGCATGCCCCACAGCACCTGTTCCATCAAATGAGACGACTGCCAGCGTGATGATAACAGCTTGGACCGTGTTAATATGGCAGACtcaattttctttataatttcattagcATCTTGATGAGAACTGAAAACGATTCCACGCGtgccagacacacacacacatcgagCGGGAAACTCTAGGCTAATGCTGATGCTAATGAGGCCATAATATAAATtgcttaaattgaaattatgcaaaaaagtTAATACTCCTCACATCACACTCAAGAGGACATGGCGGTATAGAGGGGGGGTATAAGTTCGCTTGACTTTAGCACCAACAGTTGGCTGGGCAATATAACAAGATTTCCCAAAGACTTCCtctatgtaaataaattacgtatacgccatgtggTACACCGAACATAATATCAAGACAAAACAACcgattaaattgttttatttaattttgggTAGCTAAATTTTTAGTATTCTTTATCGTAGGATTTTCATcttaaatatgatttttaatttaaaaatttccgtGAAAACTTGTTTAGGTAATTTTGTACTAGTTAATTTTGCCTTAACTGTCACATTCTTTAATTTAAGTACTATGATTCTGGCCAAAAAATGTTGTTTCATTGTATCATTGCAAATTGGATGTATTATAATTGCGTTTGTTGGACTATTTTTGTCTAACATGAACATTGACACCATTATGCACATTcttaatagtaaataaaatcttaataattatatacaatattttatattcccattatattatttaaatagggACTTACGATAGTGAAACCAAATCTAGATTTCCAGGTGAGTAAAAGGTTCTTTATAAAGGTAAGATATGTCACAGTATTATATTACTAATTATTTATAGGTTTAATtagaaaaaagaaactatatgAGGTTCTTGATAcagattggtttttatatatttatgaaatccTTGTTCGAACTCTTCATTATAAGAAGCTTTCAAAACAGTGATAGTCATTTTTTACCTATaaatcatttatatttttgatcagaaTCAAAAGCCTATTCGATCTAAatttccgaattaaaattatttatttatcttagttctattaaaaaaacatatctaagtatatatacatatatactaattatattaattatatttataataataagtttatatgtttatttaaaacaatatttataaaatttctttCATTTTAGCTCATGTTTTCCACgcatgtttacaaattttcgcTGACTTATTGTTTATCTGCGCTTCCTGTCTGCTCTTCTATGCAGTTCTGTCGGTAAGTAACTTTCAATATAAGaccattaaataaattaaaaaattaacgaCCTTTAGCAATGTTTCTGTCTTTTTTGGGTAACACTGGTCTTTCAAGTCATTCAGCCTGTGTACCTAATTTTATACAGTATTATTTCATCTGCAATGggcaaaaatgttataataaatataagcatttggcataatattatatattgggTTTACGTAGTTGTTTGGCTGGGTAAGGATAcattaacaaatataataataatattttaaacattacttttgatttcagatatgactttgtattttatatacataacatTTTCCTATTATCGCTATTTGAAGGAGAAAGAAACTGAGAATgttgattaattatttggtttgttttttttttttataaattttgaacgTGAAGCTAGTATTGTGAAGCTTTATATCATTGGATTTCTTGTCCATAAATagggaaaataagaaaaaaagaaaatgttatgtttaaaacatttttgctGGTGTCTTAGCTTAGGCATAGGCTGTATTGTCATATCCATTTTCACGCTATTCCATGGCTTCTTAAACATGATGGAATTCTTTCGTAAGTTTGGCTCAATTAAGGACTTATATATGCTTAAAACACTTTTAATTTAGGACTGAGGGAATATCATGATATTACGGAGGCATCAGGTAACAATTATGATTTTCCACTTTCctctttttaatgtttatttttggctttcAGTCTGGCCAAACCTTTTATGGGGAACACTACATTTGATTGCCTCTATGTGCTTATCCTACTCAGTGCTTAAAGTAAGCTTTCGGtgttatatattaataaaatataatataattttcaaattaacaG
Proteins encoded:
- the LOC108083114 gene encoding uncharacterized protein isoform X2, with translation MLCLKHFCWCLSLGIGCIVISIFTLFHGFLNMMEFFRLREYHDITEASVWPNLLWGTLHLIASMCLSYSVLKTAINPILVYAIIEACYLIYALIYGSVSCALKTNIYAKLNLTNGILFWIYVVLVCEGSDLFI
- the LOC108083112 gene encoding uncharacterized protein produces the protein MILAKKCCFIVSLQIGCIIIAFVGLFLSNMNIDTIMHILNRTYDSETKSRFPAHVFHACLQIFADLLFICASCLLFYAVLSQCFCLFWVTLVFQVIQPVYLILYSIISSAMGKNVIINISIWHNIIYWVYVVVWLDMTLYFIYITFSYYRYLKEKETENVD